A section of the Triticum dicoccoides isolate Atlit2015 ecotype Zavitan chromosome 7A, WEW_v2.0, whole genome shotgun sequence genome encodes:
- the LOC119334490 gene encoding putative receptor-like protein kinase At4g00960, protein MRVQHKNIVRLVGYYHHTSQVLVEHNGNQVSARVEERSLCSEYLPEGSLDTRLTNESCALDWHICYNIIKGLCERLYYLHEGCEYPIYHLELKPTKIFLDKDMMPKIGGFGFSRHPTQTFNTSEVMGTSVYMPPEYISKRQITPKFDVFSLGVIILQIMAGKESYPKCANIPPKEFIELVYELWVNRMQTTILKRTSREVRTCIEIALKCVEFNLVKRPTINEIIQELNKIDIVEWSFEFLQRITNGFSDHNIVGRGGYGVIYKGVLENGEEIAIKKLYPVLWIDDEEFKNELNILMRIKHKNIVRLVGYCHHTSQIVAEYKGEHVSASVVERAICLEYMQGGSLADHLSAEPCRLDWDVCYKIIEGICEGLHYLHNFDAPIYHLDLKPANILLDEVMVAKLGDFGLSKLFDSMQTYITESQDMKGTRGYMPPEYINRQQISPKFDVFSLGVIIIQIMAGKDGYFNCADTPPKEFIKHVCENWRMRLQATMPSHVSEEVRACIEIALKCVEDDRTRRPTIAQIVNELSNIGIAKSKPICQWANKLTALKTFLTSSIGCSS, encoded by the exons ATGAGGGTCCAACATAAAAATATCGTACGGTTAGTTGGTTACTACCATCATACTTCACAAGTGCTTGTTGAGCACAATGGAAACCAAGTTTCTGCTAGAGTGGAAGAAAGATCTTTATGCTCCGAATACTTGCCAGAAGGAAGCCTTGACACGCGTCTTACTA ATGAATCATGTGCGCTTGATTGGCACATATGTTACAACATAATTAAGGGATTATGTGAGAGATTATATTACCTTCATGAAGGATGCGAGTATCCTATTTACCATCTGGAATTAAAACCTACAAAAATTTTCCTGGATAAGGACATGATGCCCAAAATTGGGGGTTTTGGTTTCTCTAGACATCCGACACAAACCTTCAACACATCAGAAGTTATGGGAACAAG TGTATACATGCCACCAGAATACATCAGTAAACGACAAATTACACCAAAGTTTGATGTATTCAGTCTGGGCGTTATAATCTTGCAAATAATGGCTGGAAAGGAGAGCTACCCGAAATGTGCCAATATTCCTCCCAAAGAATTTATTGAGCTT GTATATGAATTATGGGTAAATAGGATGCAGACCACAATATTGAAGCGTACTTCACGTGAAGTTAGAACATGCATCGAAATAGCTCTAAAATGTGTGGAGTTTAATCTAGTGAAGAGGCCTACTATAAATGAGATCATACAAGAACTGAACAAGATTGATATTGTTGAGTGGTCATTCGAGTTTTTACAACGCATTACAAATGGTTTTTCTGATCATAACATAGTTGGCCGAGGTGGATATGGAGTTATTTACAAG GGGGTGCTGGAGAATGGAGAAGAGATTGCTATTAAGAAACTTTATCCAGTGTTGTGGATTGATGATGAGGAGTTTAAGAATGAGCTTAATATTCTAATGAGGATCAAACACAAAAATATTGTACGGTTAGTTGGCTACTGCCACCATACATCACAGATAGTTGCCGAGTACAAAGGAGAACATGTTTCTGCTAGTGTGGTAGAAAGAGCGATTTGTTTGGAATACATGCAGGGTGGAAGCCTTGCCGATCACCTTTCCG CTGAACCTTGCAGACTTGATTGGGACGTCTGTTACAAAATAATAGAAGGAATTTGTGAGGGTTTACATTACCTTCATAATTTTGATGCTCCCATTTACCATCTGGACTTAAAACCTGCCAATATTTTGTTGGATGAGGTTATGGTAGCAAAACTTGGTGATTTTGGTTTGTCAAAATTATTTGATTCGATGCAAACCTATATCACTGAATCCCAAGATATGAAAGGAACACG TGGATATATGCCACCAGAATACATCAATAGACAACAAATCAGTCCGAAGTTTGACGTATTCAGTCTCGGGGTCATCATCATACAAATAATGGCAGGAAAGGATGGCTACTTCAACTGTGCAGACACACCTCCGAAAGAATTTATTAAGCAT GTATGTGAAAACTGGCGAATGAGGCTGCAAGCAACGATGCCGTCCCATGTATCTGAAGAAGTGAGGGCATGCATCGAAATAGCATTAAAATGTGTGGAGGACGACCGGACCAGAAGGCCTACTATAGCCCAGATTGTCAATGAACTAAGTAACATTGGTATTGCTAAAAGTAAACCGATATGTCAG TGGGCAAACAAGCTGACTGCGTTGAAGACCTTTCTCACTTCAAGCATTGGCTGTTCCTCTTAG